The stretch of DNA GAAAAAAAGAGAGTTTAGAATTGTCTTTTTGCTGCTGCTTCCAAGGCAGCCACTCCAGGCAGTTTTTCGCCCATTAGAAACTCTATTAATGCTCCGCCAGCAGTGCTTACGTAGCCCATTTTCTTTTCAAGCCCTAATTGTTCAACTGCCGCCACTGTGTGGCCTCCTCCAACAAGAGAGAATGCTTTTGACTCCGCTGTGGCCTCTAGGATCTCTTTAGTTCCTTTCATGAATTCTTCCTTTTCAAAGACTCCCACAGGTCCGCTGATCACGATGGATCTGGCTTTTCGTATTATTTCACTGTAGTGTTGGATAGTTTTTGTTCCGATATCATAGATTGGATAGTTTGTCGGAAGTTCTTCTACAGCTATTTCTTTCCGTTTATCGTCTACATCTACAGCTAGGTCGTAAGGTGTCTTAATTTGGTTCGGATAGCTCTTTACAAATTCCTTGATGCCTGAAACGAACCTCATCAACTTCTTCTTCTCCAGAAACTCTATGTTTGGTTTTCCAAGGTCCACGCCCTTTGCAACTAGGAACAAATGACCTGCCACGCCACCTGTCAAAACGTCGTCAGCGATGTTGTTGTCCAACACATGCTTCGAAATTTTTAGAGCATCGTCTGCTTTTGCGCCACCTATAATGTAGACGCAAGGCTTTTCTGGCAATTCAAGGGCTTTGCTTAAGGCGTTGAGTTCTCTCTCCATAATACGACCCGCAACACTCGGCAATACTTCTGTGAAGCCTACGATGGAGACATGGGCGCGGTGAGCTGCCGCGAAAGCATCGTTAACGAACACGTCAGCTAGAGGCGTTAGTGATTTAACAAAATCTGTTTTTGCGTGTTCTTCTGGTGTTCCTTTCTTTCGTTCTTCGGGGTATGTTCTAACGTTTTCTAGAACCAGAATTTCCCCACTTTTCAAGTCTTTAATGGCTCTCTTTGCTTTTTCTCCAAAGAGGTCATCCACATACTTGACGGTTTTGTTTAGCATTTTGCCTAAAATCTTTGCATGCTGCTCAAGTGAGATGAAGTCGGGTTCTCCCGGTCTTCCCTGATGTGCCAGCACCACCACTTTTGCGCCTTCCTCGGCAAGTTCCTTAATTGTTGTTTCTCCACTGAATCTGATTCTTACGTCTTCAAGAATTTTCTTTGATTGAGGGTCAATTGGAGAGTTAAAGTCCACCCTTACCAGAGCGGTTTTATTTATGAAATCGAAATCATTCATAGTTAAGATTTTTTTCATCTTTTTTACCAACCAAAAAAAAGAGGGCGAATGCCTCCAAGGACATTTTAGGAAAGTATTTTGGATTTTGTTCAGAGGCAGGCTTTCTTGCCTATGAGTTCCACGAGTTCACTCATGCGGCAGGAGAAGCCCCATTCATTGTCGTACCAGGCAAGCACCTTTGCCAGGTTACCGCCAACTACCATCGTGGATGGCCCATCGATCGTTGCAGAGTATGGATTGTGGTTAAAATCAACTGAAACAAGCTGTTCTTCTGTATAGTCCATTATTCCCTTGAGCGGTCCTTCAGCAGCTGCCTTGAATGCAGCGTTGATTTCCTCTGCTGTTGTTTCCTTTTCTAGCAACACCGTAAGGTCAACTATTGAGACATTTGGCACTGGAACTCTTAAAGCAAGACCATTCATTCTTCCTGAAAGTTCTGGAAGTACGACTGTAGCAGCTAAAGCAGCGCCCGTTGTTGTAGGTATGATTGATACTGCTCCTGCTCTGCCTCTGCGGAGTTTTCTATGGACCAGATCTTGGATTCTTTGGTCGTTTGTATATGCATGGGCAGTTGTCATGAGTGCCTTCTTTAGGCCGAAGTTGTCGTTCAATACTTTGGCAACTGGAGAGACGCAGTTTGTTGTGCACGAAGCATTTGAGATAATGTTGTGGTTTGCATGGTCGTATTTTTCGTGGTTTACGCCTAACACTAAGGTAATGTCAGGGTTTTTGGCGGGTGCGGAAATTAAGACTTTCGTGGCGCCTGCTTGCAAGTGCAGTGAAGCTTTTTCTCTGTCTGTGAATAAGCCGGTTGATTCGACTGCCAAGTAAACGCTTAGATTCTTCCAGGGTAATTTACCTGGATCTCTTTCTGAGAGTACTTTTATCGGTTTGCCGTCTACAACTATCTTATCCGCTTCAACCTTTACGTCAAATGGGGGGTGCCCATGCACTGAGTCATTTTTGAGGAGGTATGCTAGGGTTTCTGGGGGGGCGAGGTCGTTTACTGCTACGAAGTCTATGTTGGCTTTTCTTTCCGTGGCAGCTCTGAAGAGTAAGCGTCCAATTCTGCCAAATCCGTTTATAGCTACTTTTATTGCCATTCTAGATCACCATTGTTTCATAGTTTTGCATTATTGTAAATACACTTTCCATATTAATTTTCCTACAGTTTATAAGATTCTTCAGGAAAGGAGAAGGAAATTGTGTTTTTAGCGGAGTTTCCTCAGTGCCACTTCTGCGGCTAAGACCATGGGATCCCATGTTTCGTTCAATGGCGGTGCATAGGCTGTGTCTGCTTTAGCTAGCTCTCGGATAGTCATCTGTTTTTGTATGGCGAAGGATAGTGCATTTATGCGTTGAGTGACTTCTTCTCCAGCTATAATTTGGCCTCCGATGATTCGTTGGGATTCTTTTTCGACAATCAGTTTCACTTTTACTGGCTTAGCGCCGGGATAATAGTCTGCTCTTGTTTTCGAAGTGATTGTTCCAGCGACGGTTTCTATTCCGTCTCTTCTTGCGAAGAATTCTGTTAGACCCGTGGCACCTATTTGTGTGTCGAAGAATTGTGTTACTGCTGAGCCGAGAACTCCTGTGAATAATGCGTAGCTTCCTGCAGCGTTGATTCCTGCAACTTTTGCATGTCTCACTGCTACTGTACCCAGTTGAGGGCATGCCGGTTTTTTGGTGATTATGTTGATGCTTTCAGCGCAGTCGCCTGCAGCGTAAATGTCCTTGATGTTTGTTTCCATTCTTGCATTTGTTTTTATGGTTCTTGTTTCACCTGTGGCTATGCCTGCTTTTGTTGCGAGTTCTGTGTTAGCTCTGACTCCTGTTGCCACTACTACGATATCAGCTGGGAATTGTTCACCTGCAACTGAAACAGCTGCCGTTGTTTCTGCTCCGAGAATTTCGTCAACGCCTTTTCCTACGATTATCCTTAATCCTTTTTGTTCAAGCATTTCGTGGACAAGCTTCGCCATGTCCTTGTCCAGCATAACAGGCAGGACTTGGGGTAAGAGCTCTATTACTGTCGTGTTTAATCCTCTTTCCTTCAAAGCCACAGCTGTCTCTAAGCCGATTAGTCCGGCGCCGATGATGGCGGCGTTTCTTGCTCCATTTCTGATTGCTTGGTCAATTTGTAGGCCATCTTCTATTGTGCGGAGAGAGTACACGCCTTGCTTTTCTCTGCCTTTTATTGGGGGGATGAAGGAGTAAGCGCCTGTGGCGAGGATTAAGCTGTCGTAGGGTATAGTTTCTGTGTTGCCAGTTTTGTCGGTTATGTCGATTGTTTTGTTTGTGGGATTTATGTTTGTGGCTGTTGTTTCTGTTTTTAGGTTTAGCTTCATCATTTGGTAGAAGTTTGGGGGAAAAACTATGAGATCGCTGAAGTTTGGTATGTGGCCGCCGATGACAAAGGGTAAGCCACAGCGAGAGTATCCGCTATGTCTTTCTTTATTTATGAGTGTGATTTCGGCAGTGCGGTCAGTTTTTCTGGCAACTGAGGCTGCGTCAACGCCAGTAGCATTAGCGCCGATAATAACTATTTTTCGAGTCATTGTCTCGGCCTTCTTTTAGAGACTTTTGTGCCACTCTACTGCTTGGGTGTGGTTCATTATGTTTTTTAGTTCATCCATGTTGCTGGGGGCTATTACGAGTAGCCAGCCTTTGTTGTAGGGTGCTTGGTTGAGGAGTTCTGGGCTGTTTTGGACTTCGGTGTTTACTTGTTCGATTGTGCCACTTAGGGGTGCTATGAGGTCTGAGACTGCTTTGACGGATTCTACTGTGCCGTATGGTTCGTTTTGGATTATTGTTTCGCCTTCTGTGGGTAGTTCTGCGTAGACGATTTCGCGTAGTTGTTTTTGGGCATGGTCTGTTATACCTATGCGGGCTTTGTCGCCTTCGATTTTTACCCATTCGTATTCCTTTGTGTAGTATAATCCTTCGGGGACTTCGACGTCGTTTACTTTTACCATGTTTGGTTTCACCTTTTTGTGTAGTGAGATTATTTTAGGGATATTGAGTTTTAAAAGATTGTCTATGTGTAGCATGTGAGATTCTAGATTTTGGGATTTTATTTTGGTTGAGATGTGTTTGATAGATGCGTTTTTGGCGTATTTTTATTTGAAACACAAAATTGTTAAGCTGCTAATTGCATATATTTTTATTGTGTAGGCTTTGTGTCGTTTTCTTTTGTGGGTGATGTGTGTTGCTGTACTGGTTTTGTTAGTGTTTTCTTTTTTGGTGTCTTTGCCTTTGTTTGGCTATAGTTCTGCCGGGTTTGAGGAAGTCACTGCTTCAAACGTTGTCAGGGTGCCGCAAGACTACCCCACGATTTAAGGAGCCATAAAAGCGGCAACTACGGGTGACACTGTTCTGGTTTCGCCGGGAATATACGAGGAAAATGTGCGAGTGAACAAGATATTTTCGCTGGTTGGAGAATATGTTAAAACGACGATTATTGATGGAGGCGGACACATGGGCAATGTGGTTTCGATAGTTGCAGACAATGTTAGTCTGAGCGGCTTCACCGTTCGAAATAGTACAGGTAGCGGCATTGATCTAGTGGCAATGGGCTGTACAGTCAGTGGCAACGTTGCTATGAAATGCTATTCTGGCATAGGCTTAGACCATTCTATTGGAACAGCATCATTGACAATGTTATAACAAACAACTCCTGTATTGGGATGTTTTTTGGCTTCTTCAAACCACAACGCCATTGAAGATAACATGGTGGCGTTTAACTACCTTTGGGGCATGGGTTTCTCTGGTTCCAGATTTAACACCGTAACAGGCAATACTATAAAGTATACTTTTAGTCCCTTTTGGACAGGGGCAGGCTTTGAGTTATATGGTGATACTGAAGATAACATCATCTACCACAACAACTTCTTATACAACCGCCCAATGAACGCGTGGGATGATGGACAAAACATTTGGGATAACGGTTGTGAAGGCAACTATTGGTGGGAGTATACTGGAGAAGACGTGACGGAGACGGAGTCGGCGACACTCCATATGGTGGCGAATGTACGGGATTGTTCGTGGAAGATGACTATCCCTTAATGAACCCCTATTGGAACTCTGGAGACGTTAACCATGATATAAAGATTGACCTTTACGACGTTGTTTTGGCATGTGACGCTTACGGCTCTAAACCTGGAGACGATAACTGGAATCCCCACTGCGACATAAAAAAGCCCTATGGAGCCATCAACATATTCGATGTAGTAAGAATATGTGCAAGCTATGGGAAGGAATTTGAAGACCCATAGCAATAGGTGGAAAAAATGCTATTTAGAGACTAATAGAAGCGTATTGTAAATTGTCTACTCTAGGCGACGGATCTACAAAGACAGAGAAGATATAGCTTTCACAAAGCTTTAGAAACTGCAACTAATTTTTATTTAACCTTAGGAGCAGATCGAGCTTTGAAAAGTGCAGAGCCTTCAAAAATCCTAATCACTACTTCGCGTAATCCAACACAGATGATGAGAACGTTTTGTAATGACCTTGCGCGTTCAATACCCAGGTCTATGAGAATCAACCGTGGCAAATCGAGTTTAGACACTCTCGCTGAGAAAGCGTTGGAACATGAAGCTGAAAAGGTTATAATCTGTGATCGCTGGAAAGGCGGCTTAGGAAAACTTCACCTTTTTGAATTAGGTAGTAGTGGTTTGGTTCAGTTCTATCCGCTGATGTGCGTGAGAAAAGTGAAACTTCAAAAAACATTTGGATATGTACGAAGCAAAGCAGCTAAATCCTTAATTCTTCAAACCGAGAGTGGAATTTCTTTCGAAGCTCGCAAGCTTGCTGACATTCTTTCTCACTTCTTCAACATCCCAAAACTA from Candidatus Bathyarchaeota archaeon encodes:
- a CDS encoding phosphoglycerate kinase translates to MNDFDFINKTALVRVDFNSPIDPQSKKILEDVRIRFSGETTIKELAEEGAKVVVLAHQGRPGEPDFISLEQHAKILGKMLNKTVKYVDDLFGEKAKRAIKDLKSGEILVLENVRTYPEERKKGTPEEHAKTDFVKSLTPLADVFVNDAFAAAHRAHVSIVGFTEVLPSVAGRIMERELNALSKALELPEKPCVYIIGGAKADDALKISKHVLDNNIADDVLTGGVAGHLFLVAKGVDLGKPNIEFLEKKKLMRFVSGIKEFVKSYPNQIKTPYDLAVDVDDKRKEIAVEELPTNYPIYDIGTKTIQHYSEIIRKARSIVISGPVGVFEKEEFMKGTKEILEATAESKAFSLVGGGHTVAAVEQLGLEKKMGYVSTAGGALIEFLMGEKLPGVAALEAAAKRQF
- the gap gene encoding type I glyceraldehyde-3-phosphate dehydrogenase, with amino-acid sequence MAIKVAINGFGRIGRLLFRAATERKANIDFVAVNDLAPPETLAYLLKNDSVHGHPPFDVKVEADKIVVDGKPIKVLSERDPGKLPWKNLSVYLAVESTGLFTDREKASLHLQAGATKVLISAPAKNPDITLVLGVNHEKYDHANHNIISNASCTTNCVSPVAKVLNDNFGLKKALMTTAHAYTNDQRIQDLVHRKLRRGRAGAVSIIPTTTGAALAATVVLPELSGRMNGLALRVPVPNVSIVDLTVLLEKETTAEEINAAFKAAAEGPLKGIMDYTEEQLVSVDFNHNPYSATIDGPSTMVVGGNLAKVLAWYDNEWGFSCRMSELVELIGKKACL
- a CDS encoding FAD-dependent oxidoreductase; the protein is MTRKIVIIGANATGVDAASVARKTDRTAEITLINKERHSGYSRCGLPFVIGGHIPNFSDLIVFPPNFYQMMKLNLKTETTATNINPTNKTIDITDKTGNTETIPYDSLILATGAYSFIPPIKGREKQGVYSLRTIEDGLQIDQAIRNGARNAAIIGAGLIGLETAVALKERGLNTTVIELLPQVLPVMLDKDMAKLVHEMLEQKGLRIIVGKGVDEILGAETTAAVSVAGEQFPADIVVVATGVRANTELATKAGIATGETRTIKTNARMETNIKDIYAAGDCAESINIITKKPACPQLGTVAVRHAKVAGINAAGSYALFTGVLGSAVTQFFDTQIGATGLTEFFARRDGIETVAGTITSKTRADYYPGAKPVKVKLIVEKESQRIIGGQIIAGEEVTQRINALSFAIQKQMTIRELAKADTAYAPPLNETWDPMVLAAEVALRKLR
- the gcvH gene encoding glycine cleavage system protein GcvH — protein: MVKVNDVEVPEGLYYTKEYEWVKIEGDKARIGITDHAQKQLREIVYAELPTEGETIIQNEPYGTVESVKAVSDLIAPLSGTIEQVNTEVQNSPELLNQAPYNKGWLLVIAPSNMDELKNIMNHTQAVEWHKSL